The DNA region TGCCCGGATCTCCCCGGACGGTCGCGATCGTCGCGGGGCAGCTCGTCCTCGGAGGCGCGGAGCGGCAGCTGTATCTGTGGCTCTCGCACCTCGACCGCGACCGGTTCCGCCCGGTCGTCGTGACGCTCCACCCGGAATGCGGCGACTACTGGGAGCGGTCGATCGAGGCGCTCGGCGTTCCGCTCCTGCGGGTGCCCCGGCGGGTCAACCGGCTGGGGAGGCTCTGGTCGCTCGTCCGCGCCCTCCGGCCGCATCGCCCGCATCTCGTGCACGGCTGGCATCTCTTCGCGAGCCCGTACGCGGGCGCGGCGGGGAAGCTCCTCGGCGCGCACGCGAGCCTGGGATCTCTTCGCGGAAGCTTCGACGCGTATCGCCGCCAGCGAGCGGAGGCGATCCTGACCGAGCGCCTGGTCGACGGGATCCTCGTCAATTCGCGCTCGGCGGGAGAGCGCCTCGCGGCGAGCCGGGGCGGCCGGCGCCAGAAGATCTTCACCCTTCCCAACGCCGTCGAGGACCGCGTGCTCGAGCGCTCCCGGGCGCGCGCGCGATGGGAGGAGCGCTGGGGGATCCCGGGCGGGCGGTTCTGGATCGGCTCGGTCGGCCGCCTCGAGCCGGGGAAACGCTTCGACCAGATGCTCGATCTCGCCGCGCGGCTGGCGGGGCGGGGCGAGGACGTCCACGTCGTCGTCGTCGGCGACGGGGAGTGCCGCGTCCCGCTCGAGGAGACCGCCCGCCGCCTCGGCCTGGCCGGCCGCGCGACGTTCACC from Thermoanaerobaculia bacterium includes:
- a CDS encoding glycosyltransferase, with the translated sequence MPGSPRTVAIVAGQLVLGGAERQLYLWLSHLDRDRFRPVVVTLHPECGDYWERSIEALGVPLLRVPRRVNRLGRLWSLVRALRPHRPHLVHGWHLFASPYAGAAGKLLGAHASLGSLRGSFDAYRRQRAEAILTERLVDGILVNSRSAGERLAASRGGRRQKIFTLPNAVEDRVLERSRARARWEERWGIPGGRFWIGSVGRLEPGKRFDQMLDLAARLAGRGEDVHVVVVGDGECRVPLEETARRLGLAGRATFTGAEPDVRETLGALDLFCFPSADEGLPNAVMEAAAAGVPILAWRTPFVEELLGGDGALLAERGDFGRWESDARALLRDAGRRRRVGEAARRRVLERFSVGRFVAGLTAAYDELLGAAAP